One segment of Panicum virgatum strain AP13 chromosome 3K, P.virgatum_v5, whole genome shotgun sequence DNA contains the following:
- the LOC120699764 gene encoding calmodulin-binding protein 60 F-like isoform X6 has translation MAPKRELFVAAGDGGAAPPPEKRLRAEAAPGSSPEPPSSPRHFLAIVLVVLFLKRPKGRSTDAIPISALKFGRMMRDQICRFINPLFSKLETMDSKLETMGSKLGRMEEQILDITVKVDNIARRSPDHHNHEQFRQETNQEVKPAEAEGLASTEGKGENTSIQLRFLNGMNTQVYHDDEIKSDRNTAIRIGIFNGEKMIESGELSNVQIEIFALEGDFPYASPKSWTAKKFNKHRANARDGRGNVLAGEGIKAQLKNGQCDLGSIKFTENSSKAHRGKFIIGARVCEGEVSGIRAQEAVMDPVVVQDRRNKFNEKRHLPKLDDPVHRLKEIAKDGIYCKRLEKEKIRTVQDFLKALNKDPEKLAKVLQIKKEHRNWEKMVEHARKCPLGRELKSYHCPETNIVLFFNCVHGFVGAEFDGRYRACGKFDQDEQLQDLVDKLKGSAYDQLDALRPDYVMTETDNFPRPLTAYIGGAGSSAGVGPSNMPSGCSGPVAAYQAVESSSHTQIESSIANTNMDPSPSSSIPDRHSAYQYQGTRLAGQEQFSSTSHNGLCQEPVGRPDSCSWATKELYHGDEQDEVGRFLNQAGFNQVDIQSSLFWLGNDTLEAPTSSQGYMMLTPQQPAAGGAPASAQGSTSAQGSMQSQMQAPLLQSNDTSVASASAEQALPPQEWSSWSDLI, from the exons atggctcccaagagggaGCTGTTCGTGGCGGCCGGAgacggcggggcggcgccgcctccggagAAGCGCCTGCGGGCGGAAGCGGCTCCCGGCAGCAGCCCcgagccgccgtcgtcgccgaggCACTTTCTGGCCATCGTGCTCGTCGTCCTCTTCTTGAAACGCCC GAAGGGTAGGAGCACGGACGCCATCCCAATCTCCGCCTTGAAGTTTGGTCGCATG ATGCGAGACCAGATTTGTCGTTTCATTAATCCCTTGTTTAG CAAACTGGAAACTATGGATAGCAAACTGGAAACTATGGGTAGCAAACTGGGAAGAATGGAGGAGCAGATTCTGGATATCACCGTGAAAGTG GACAATATAGCACGGCGCTCTCCTGACCACCACAATCATGAGCAGTTCAG GCAAGAGACAAACCAGGAAGTCAAACCTGCTGAAGCTGAAGGATTGGCCAGTACTGAAGGCAAGGGTGAAAACACAAGCATTCAGCTGCGCTTCCTCAATGGAATGAACACGCAAGTTTACCATGACGATGAGATAAAATCTGACCGCAATACAGCCATTAGGATTGGCATATTCAATGGAGAGAAAATGATTGAATCAGGCGAGCTTTCGAATGTGCAAATTGAGATCTTCGCCCTTGAGGGTGACTTTCCTTATGCTTCCCCAAAGAGTTGGACTGCTAAGAAGTTCAATAAACATAGAGCCAATGCTCGGGATGGAAGAGGAAATGTGTTGGCAGGTGAAGGAATAAAAGCCCAGCTGAAGAATGGACAGTGCGATCTTGGCAGCATCAAATTCACAGAAAATTCAAGCAAGGCTCACAGAGGGAAGTTCATCATTGGGGCACGAGTTTGTGAGGGTGAGGTATCTGGCATCCGTGCCCAAGAGGCTGTCATGGACCCTGTGGTTGTGCAGGATCGCAGAAACAAAT TCAATGAAAAGCGACACCTTCCTAAGCTCGATGATCCGGTGCATCGATTGAAAGAAATTGCGAAAGATGGGATTTACTGCAAGAGGCTCGAGAAGGAGAAGATCCGCACTGTGCAGGACTTCTTGAAGGCTCTGAATAAGGATCCTGAGAAGCTTGCCAAA GTTCTCCAGATAAAAAAAGAACACAGGAACTGGGAGAAGATGGTCGAGCATGCAAGGAAGTGCCCCCTTGGGCGTGAGCTGAAATCATACCACTGCCCAGAGACAAACATTGTGCTCTTTTTCAATTGCGTGCATGGTTTTGTTGGAGCTGAATTTGATGGCCGTTACAGAGCGTGTGGCAAGTTTGACCAGGATGAACAG TTGCAGGATCTAGTAGATAAGCTGAAAGGGAGTGCATATGATCAATTGGATGCTCTTCGTCCTGATTATGTAATGACAGAGACAGACAACTTTCCTCGGCCACTTACTGCATATATAGGTGGCGCTGGTTCTAGTGCTGGAGTTGGACCATCCAACATGCCAAGTGGTTGTTCTGGTCCTGTTGCAGCTTATCAAG CTGTCGAAAGCTCGAGCCACACTCAGATTGAGTCATCCATTGCAAACACGAACATGGATCCCAGTCCCAGCTCCTCTATTCCTGATCGCCACAGTGCATATCAATA TCAAGGAACCCGGCTTGCTGGTCAGGAGCAGTTCTCCTCTACCTCCCATAATGGTTTATGTCAGGAACCTGTTGGTCGACCGGACTCTTGTAGTTGGGCAACCAAG GAGTTGTACCATGGAGATGAACAAGACGAAGTGGGGCGTTTCCTGAACCAAGCAG GGTTTAATCAGGTGGACATCCAGAGTTCGCTCTTCTGGCTAGGCAATGACACCTTAGAAGCACCAACTTCCTCTCAGGGCTATATGATGTTAACACCACAACAACCTGCAGCTGGTG GTGCTCCAGCATCAGCTCAAGGTAGCACATCAGCTCAAGGTAGCATGCAGAGCCAGATGCAAGCTCCCCTGCTCCAAAGCAATGACACCTCGGTGGCGTCGGCTTCTGCTGAACAGGCCCTTCCACCACAGGAATGGTCTTCCTGGAGCGACTTGATCTGA
- the LOC120699764 gene encoding calmodulin-binding protein 60 F-like isoform X5: MAPKRELFVAAGDGGAAPPPEKRLRAEAAPGSSPEPPSSPRHFLAIVLVVLFLKRPKGRSTDAIPISALKFGRMMRDQICRFINPLFSKLETMDSKLETMGSKLGRMEEQILDITVKVDNIARRSPDHHNHEQFRQETNQEVKPAEAEGLASTEGKGENTSIQLRFLNGMNTQVYHDDEIKSDRNTAIRIGIFNGEKMIESGELSNVQIEIFALEGDFPYASPKSWTAKKFNKHRANARDGRGNVLAGEGIKAQLKNGQCDLGSIKFTENSSKAHRGKFIIGARVCEGEVSGIRAQEAVMDPVVVQDRRNKFNEKRHLPKLDDPVHRLKEIAKDGIYCKRLEKEKIRTVQDFLKALNKDPEKLAKVLQIKKEHRNWEKMVEHARKCPLGRELKSYHCPETNIVLFFNCVHGFVGAEFDGRYRACGKFDQDEQDLVDKLKGSAYDQLDALRPDYVMTETDNFPRPLTAYIGGAGSSAGVGPSNMPSGCSGPVAAYQAVESSSHTQIESSIANTNMDPSPSSSIPDRHSAYQYQYQYQGTRLAGQEQFSSTSHNGLCQEPVGRPDSCSWATKELYHGDEQDEVGRFLNQAGFNQVDIQSSLFWLGNDTLEAPTSSQGYMMLTPQQPAAGGAPASAQGSTSAQGSMQSQMQAPLLQSNDTSVASASAEQALPPQEWSSWSDLI, translated from the exons atggctcccaagagggaGCTGTTCGTGGCGGCCGGAgacggcggggcggcgccgcctccggagAAGCGCCTGCGGGCGGAAGCGGCTCCCGGCAGCAGCCCcgagccgccgtcgtcgccgaggCACTTTCTGGCCATCGTGCTCGTCGTCCTCTTCTTGAAACGCCC GAAGGGTAGGAGCACGGACGCCATCCCAATCTCCGCCTTGAAGTTTGGTCGCATG ATGCGAGACCAGATTTGTCGTTTCATTAATCCCTTGTTTAG CAAACTGGAAACTATGGATAGCAAACTGGAAACTATGGGTAGCAAACTGGGAAGAATGGAGGAGCAGATTCTGGATATCACCGTGAAAGTG GACAATATAGCACGGCGCTCTCCTGACCACCACAATCATGAGCAGTTCAG GCAAGAGACAAACCAGGAAGTCAAACCTGCTGAAGCTGAAGGATTGGCCAGTACTGAAGGCAAGGGTGAAAACACAAGCATTCAGCTGCGCTTCCTCAATGGAATGAACACGCAAGTTTACCATGACGATGAGATAAAATCTGACCGCAATACAGCCATTAGGATTGGCATATTCAATGGAGAGAAAATGATTGAATCAGGCGAGCTTTCGAATGTGCAAATTGAGATCTTCGCCCTTGAGGGTGACTTTCCTTATGCTTCCCCAAAGAGTTGGACTGCTAAGAAGTTCAATAAACATAGAGCCAATGCTCGGGATGGAAGAGGAAATGTGTTGGCAGGTGAAGGAATAAAAGCCCAGCTGAAGAATGGACAGTGCGATCTTGGCAGCATCAAATTCACAGAAAATTCAAGCAAGGCTCACAGAGGGAAGTTCATCATTGGGGCACGAGTTTGTGAGGGTGAGGTATCTGGCATCCGTGCCCAAGAGGCTGTCATGGACCCTGTGGTTGTGCAGGATCGCAGAAACAAAT TCAATGAAAAGCGACACCTTCCTAAGCTCGATGATCCGGTGCATCGATTGAAAGAAATTGCGAAAGATGGGATTTACTGCAAGAGGCTCGAGAAGGAGAAGATCCGCACTGTGCAGGACTTCTTGAAGGCTCTGAATAAGGATCCTGAGAAGCTTGCCAAA GTTCTCCAGATAAAAAAAGAACACAGGAACTGGGAGAAGATGGTCGAGCATGCAAGGAAGTGCCCCCTTGGGCGTGAGCTGAAATCATACCACTGCCCAGAGACAAACATTGTGCTCTTTTTCAATTGCGTGCATGGTTTTGTTGGAGCTGAATTTGATGGCCGTTACAGAGCGTGTGGCAAGTTTGACCAGGATGAACAG GATCTAGTAGATAAGCTGAAAGGGAGTGCATATGATCAATTGGATGCTCTTCGTCCTGATTATGTAATGACAGAGACAGACAACTTTCCTCGGCCACTTACTGCATATATAGGTGGCGCTGGTTCTAGTGCTGGAGTTGGACCATCCAACATGCCAAGTGGTTGTTCTGGTCCTGTTGCAGCTTATCAAG CTGTCGAAAGCTCGAGCCACACTCAGATTGAGTCATCCATTGCAAACACGAACATGGATCCCAGTCCCAGCTCCTCTATTCCTGATCGCCACAGTGCATATCAATATCAATATCAATATCAAG GAACCCGGCTTGCTGGTCAGGAGCAGTTCTCCTCTACCTCCCATAATGGTTTATGTCAGGAACCTGTTGGTCGACCGGACTCTTGTAGTTGGGCAACCAAG GAGTTGTACCATGGAGATGAACAAGACGAAGTGGGGCGTTTCCTGAACCAAGCAG GGTTTAATCAGGTGGACATCCAGAGTTCGCTCTTCTGGCTAGGCAATGACACCTTAGAAGCACCAACTTCCTCTCAGGGCTATATGATGTTAACACCACAACAACCTGCAGCTGGTG GTGCTCCAGCATCAGCTCAAGGTAGCACATCAGCTCAAGGTAGCATGCAGAGCCAGATGCAAGCTCCCCTGCTCCAAAGCAATGACACCTCGGTGGCGTCGGCTTCTGCTGAACAGGCCCTTCCACCACAGGAATGGTCTTCCTGGAGCGACTTGATCTGA
- the LOC120699764 gene encoding calmodulin-binding protein 60 F-like isoform X1, whose translation MAPKRELFVAAGDGGAAPPPEKRLRAEAAPGSSPEPPSSPRHFLAIVLVVLFLKRPKGRSTDAIPISALKFGRMMRDQICRFINPLFSKLETMDSKLETMGSKLGRMEEQILDITVKVDNIARRSPDHHNHEQFRQETNQEVKPAEAEGLASTEGKGENTSIQLRFLNGMNTQVYHDDEIKSDRNTAIRIGIFNGEKMIESGELSNVQIEIFALEGDFPYASPKSWTAKKFNKHRANARDGRGNVLAGEGIKAQLKNGQCDLGSIKFTENSSKAHRGKFIIGARVCEGEVSGIRAQEAVMDPVVVQDRRNKFNEKRHLPKLDDPVHRLKEIAKDGIYCKRLEKEKIRTVQDFLKALNKDPEKLAKVLQIKKEHRNWEKMVEHARKCPLGRELKSYHCPETNIVLFFNCVHGFVGAEFDGRYRACGKFDQDEQLQDLVDKLKGSAYDQLDALRPDYVMTETDNFPRPLTAYIGGAGSSAGVGPSNMPSGCSGPVAAYQAACIPAVESSSHTQIESSIANTNMDPSPSSSIPDRHSAYQYQYQYQGTRLAGQEQFSSTSHNGLCQEPVGRPDSCSWATKELYHGDEQDEVGRFLNQAGFNQVDIQSSLFWLGNDTLEAPTSSQGYMMLTPQQPAAGGAPASAQGSTSAQGSMQSQMQAPLLQSNDTSVASASAEQALPPQEWSSWSDLI comes from the exons atggctcccaagagggaGCTGTTCGTGGCGGCCGGAgacggcggggcggcgccgcctccggagAAGCGCCTGCGGGCGGAAGCGGCTCCCGGCAGCAGCCCcgagccgccgtcgtcgccgaggCACTTTCTGGCCATCGTGCTCGTCGTCCTCTTCTTGAAACGCCC GAAGGGTAGGAGCACGGACGCCATCCCAATCTCCGCCTTGAAGTTTGGTCGCATG ATGCGAGACCAGATTTGTCGTTTCATTAATCCCTTGTTTAG CAAACTGGAAACTATGGATAGCAAACTGGAAACTATGGGTAGCAAACTGGGAAGAATGGAGGAGCAGATTCTGGATATCACCGTGAAAGTG GACAATATAGCACGGCGCTCTCCTGACCACCACAATCATGAGCAGTTCAG GCAAGAGACAAACCAGGAAGTCAAACCTGCTGAAGCTGAAGGATTGGCCAGTACTGAAGGCAAGGGTGAAAACACAAGCATTCAGCTGCGCTTCCTCAATGGAATGAACACGCAAGTTTACCATGACGATGAGATAAAATCTGACCGCAATACAGCCATTAGGATTGGCATATTCAATGGAGAGAAAATGATTGAATCAGGCGAGCTTTCGAATGTGCAAATTGAGATCTTCGCCCTTGAGGGTGACTTTCCTTATGCTTCCCCAAAGAGTTGGACTGCTAAGAAGTTCAATAAACATAGAGCCAATGCTCGGGATGGAAGAGGAAATGTGTTGGCAGGTGAAGGAATAAAAGCCCAGCTGAAGAATGGACAGTGCGATCTTGGCAGCATCAAATTCACAGAAAATTCAAGCAAGGCTCACAGAGGGAAGTTCATCATTGGGGCACGAGTTTGTGAGGGTGAGGTATCTGGCATCCGTGCCCAAGAGGCTGTCATGGACCCTGTGGTTGTGCAGGATCGCAGAAACAAAT TCAATGAAAAGCGACACCTTCCTAAGCTCGATGATCCGGTGCATCGATTGAAAGAAATTGCGAAAGATGGGATTTACTGCAAGAGGCTCGAGAAGGAGAAGATCCGCACTGTGCAGGACTTCTTGAAGGCTCTGAATAAGGATCCTGAGAAGCTTGCCAAA GTTCTCCAGATAAAAAAAGAACACAGGAACTGGGAGAAGATGGTCGAGCATGCAAGGAAGTGCCCCCTTGGGCGTGAGCTGAAATCATACCACTGCCCAGAGACAAACATTGTGCTCTTTTTCAATTGCGTGCATGGTTTTGTTGGAGCTGAATTTGATGGCCGTTACAGAGCGTGTGGCAAGTTTGACCAGGATGAACAG TTGCAGGATCTAGTAGATAAGCTGAAAGGGAGTGCATATGATCAATTGGATGCTCTTCGTCCTGATTATGTAATGACAGAGACAGACAACTTTCCTCGGCCACTTACTGCATATATAGGTGGCGCTGGTTCTAGTGCTGGAGTTGGACCATCCAACATGCCAAGTGGTTGTTCTGGTCCTGTTGCAGCTTATCAAG CTGCATGTATTCCAGCTGTCGAAAGCTCGAGCCACACTCAGATTGAGTCATCCATTGCAAACACGAACATGGATCCCAGTCCCAGCTCCTCTATTCCTGATCGCCACAGTGCATATCAATATCAATATCAATATCAAG GAACCCGGCTTGCTGGTCAGGAGCAGTTCTCCTCTACCTCCCATAATGGTTTATGTCAGGAACCTGTTGGTCGACCGGACTCTTGTAGTTGGGCAACCAAG GAGTTGTACCATGGAGATGAACAAGACGAAGTGGGGCGTTTCCTGAACCAAGCAG GGTTTAATCAGGTGGACATCCAGAGTTCGCTCTTCTGGCTAGGCAATGACACCTTAGAAGCACCAACTTCCTCTCAGGGCTATATGATGTTAACACCACAACAACCTGCAGCTGGTG GTGCTCCAGCATCAGCTCAAGGTAGCACATCAGCTCAAGGTAGCATGCAGAGCCAGATGCAAGCTCCCCTGCTCCAAAGCAATGACACCTCGGTGGCGTCGGCTTCTGCTGAACAGGCCCTTCCACCACAGGAATGGTCTTCCTGGAGCGACTTGATCTGA
- the LOC120699764 gene encoding calmodulin-binding protein 60 F-like isoform X2 → MAPKRELFVAAGDGGAAPPPEKRLRAEAAPGSSPEPPSSPRHFLAIVLVVLFLKRPKGRSTDAIPISALKFGRMMRDQICRFINPLFSKLETMDSKLETMGSKLGRMEEQILDITVKVDNIARRSPDHHNHEQFRQETNQEVKPAEAEGLASTEGKGENTSIQLRFLNGMNTQVYHDDEIKSDRNTAIRIGIFNGEKMIESGELSNVQIEIFALEGDFPYASPKSWTAKKFNKHRANARDGRGNVLAGEGIKAQLKNGQCDLGSIKFTENSSKAHRGKFIIGARVCEGEVSGIRAQEAVMDPVVVQDRRNKFNEKRHLPKLDDPVHRLKEIAKDGIYCKRLEKEKIRTVQDFLKALNKDPEKLAKVLQIKKEHRNWEKMVEHARKCPLGRELKSYHCPETNIVLFFNCVHGFVGAEFDGRYRACGKFDQDEQDLVDKLKGSAYDQLDALRPDYVMTETDNFPRPLTAYIGGAGSSAGVGPSNMPSGCSGPVAAYQAACIPAVESSSHTQIESSIANTNMDPSPSSSIPDRHSAYQYQYQYQGTRLAGQEQFSSTSHNGLCQEPVGRPDSCSWATKELYHGDEQDEVGRFLNQAGFNQVDIQSSLFWLGNDTLEAPTSSQGYMMLTPQQPAAGGAPASAQGSTSAQGSMQSQMQAPLLQSNDTSVASASAEQALPPQEWSSWSDLI, encoded by the exons atggctcccaagagggaGCTGTTCGTGGCGGCCGGAgacggcggggcggcgccgcctccggagAAGCGCCTGCGGGCGGAAGCGGCTCCCGGCAGCAGCCCcgagccgccgtcgtcgccgaggCACTTTCTGGCCATCGTGCTCGTCGTCCTCTTCTTGAAACGCCC GAAGGGTAGGAGCACGGACGCCATCCCAATCTCCGCCTTGAAGTTTGGTCGCATG ATGCGAGACCAGATTTGTCGTTTCATTAATCCCTTGTTTAG CAAACTGGAAACTATGGATAGCAAACTGGAAACTATGGGTAGCAAACTGGGAAGAATGGAGGAGCAGATTCTGGATATCACCGTGAAAGTG GACAATATAGCACGGCGCTCTCCTGACCACCACAATCATGAGCAGTTCAG GCAAGAGACAAACCAGGAAGTCAAACCTGCTGAAGCTGAAGGATTGGCCAGTACTGAAGGCAAGGGTGAAAACACAAGCATTCAGCTGCGCTTCCTCAATGGAATGAACACGCAAGTTTACCATGACGATGAGATAAAATCTGACCGCAATACAGCCATTAGGATTGGCATATTCAATGGAGAGAAAATGATTGAATCAGGCGAGCTTTCGAATGTGCAAATTGAGATCTTCGCCCTTGAGGGTGACTTTCCTTATGCTTCCCCAAAGAGTTGGACTGCTAAGAAGTTCAATAAACATAGAGCCAATGCTCGGGATGGAAGAGGAAATGTGTTGGCAGGTGAAGGAATAAAAGCCCAGCTGAAGAATGGACAGTGCGATCTTGGCAGCATCAAATTCACAGAAAATTCAAGCAAGGCTCACAGAGGGAAGTTCATCATTGGGGCACGAGTTTGTGAGGGTGAGGTATCTGGCATCCGTGCCCAAGAGGCTGTCATGGACCCTGTGGTTGTGCAGGATCGCAGAAACAAAT TCAATGAAAAGCGACACCTTCCTAAGCTCGATGATCCGGTGCATCGATTGAAAGAAATTGCGAAAGATGGGATTTACTGCAAGAGGCTCGAGAAGGAGAAGATCCGCACTGTGCAGGACTTCTTGAAGGCTCTGAATAAGGATCCTGAGAAGCTTGCCAAA GTTCTCCAGATAAAAAAAGAACACAGGAACTGGGAGAAGATGGTCGAGCATGCAAGGAAGTGCCCCCTTGGGCGTGAGCTGAAATCATACCACTGCCCAGAGACAAACATTGTGCTCTTTTTCAATTGCGTGCATGGTTTTGTTGGAGCTGAATTTGATGGCCGTTACAGAGCGTGTGGCAAGTTTGACCAGGATGAACAG GATCTAGTAGATAAGCTGAAAGGGAGTGCATATGATCAATTGGATGCTCTTCGTCCTGATTATGTAATGACAGAGACAGACAACTTTCCTCGGCCACTTACTGCATATATAGGTGGCGCTGGTTCTAGTGCTGGAGTTGGACCATCCAACATGCCAAGTGGTTGTTCTGGTCCTGTTGCAGCTTATCAAG CTGCATGTATTCCAGCTGTCGAAAGCTCGAGCCACACTCAGATTGAGTCATCCATTGCAAACACGAACATGGATCCCAGTCCCAGCTCCTCTATTCCTGATCGCCACAGTGCATATCAATATCAATATCAATATCAAG GAACCCGGCTTGCTGGTCAGGAGCAGTTCTCCTCTACCTCCCATAATGGTTTATGTCAGGAACCTGTTGGTCGACCGGACTCTTGTAGTTGGGCAACCAAG GAGTTGTACCATGGAGATGAACAAGACGAAGTGGGGCGTTTCCTGAACCAAGCAG GGTTTAATCAGGTGGACATCCAGAGTTCGCTCTTCTGGCTAGGCAATGACACCTTAGAAGCACCAACTTCCTCTCAGGGCTATATGATGTTAACACCACAACAACCTGCAGCTGGTG GTGCTCCAGCATCAGCTCAAGGTAGCACATCAGCTCAAGGTAGCATGCAGAGCCAGATGCAAGCTCCCCTGCTCCAAAGCAATGACACCTCGGTGGCGTCGGCTTCTGCTGAACAGGCCCTTCCACCACAGGAATGGTCTTCCTGGAGCGACTTGATCTGA
- the LOC120699764 gene encoding calmodulin-binding protein 60 F-like isoform X3, whose amino-acid sequence MAPKRELFVAAGDGGAAPPPEKRLRAEAAPGSSPEPPSSPRHFLAIVLVVLFLKRPKGRSTDAIPISALKFGRMMRDQICRFINPLFSKLETMDSKLETMGSKLGRMEEQILDITVKVDNIARRSPDHHNHEQFRQETNQEVKPAEAEGLASTEGKGENTSIQLRFLNGMNTQVYHDDEIKSDRNTAIRIGIFNGEKMIESGELSNVQIEIFALEGDFPYASPKSWTAKKFNKHRANARDGRGNVLAGEGIKAQLKNGQCDLGSIKFTENSSKAHRGKFIIGARVCEGEVSGIRAQEAVMDPVVVQDRRNKFNEKRHLPKLDDPVHRLKEIAKDGIYCKRLEKEKIRTVQDFLKALNKDPEKLAKVLQIKKEHRNWEKMVEHARKCPLGRELKSYHCPETNIVLFFNCVHGFVGAEFDGRYRACGKFDQDEQLQDLVDKLKGSAYDQLDALRPDYVMTETDNFPRPLTAYIGGAGSSAGVGPSNMPSGCSGPVAAYQAACIPAVESSSHTQIESSIANTNMDPSPSSSIPDRHSAYQYQGTRLAGQEQFSSTSHNGLCQEPVGRPDSCSWATKELYHGDEQDEVGRFLNQAGFNQVDIQSSLFWLGNDTLEAPTSSQGYMMLTPQQPAAGGAPASAQGSTSAQGSMQSQMQAPLLQSNDTSVASASAEQALPPQEWSSWSDLI is encoded by the exons atggctcccaagagggaGCTGTTCGTGGCGGCCGGAgacggcggggcggcgccgcctccggagAAGCGCCTGCGGGCGGAAGCGGCTCCCGGCAGCAGCCCcgagccgccgtcgtcgccgaggCACTTTCTGGCCATCGTGCTCGTCGTCCTCTTCTTGAAACGCCC GAAGGGTAGGAGCACGGACGCCATCCCAATCTCCGCCTTGAAGTTTGGTCGCATG ATGCGAGACCAGATTTGTCGTTTCATTAATCCCTTGTTTAG CAAACTGGAAACTATGGATAGCAAACTGGAAACTATGGGTAGCAAACTGGGAAGAATGGAGGAGCAGATTCTGGATATCACCGTGAAAGTG GACAATATAGCACGGCGCTCTCCTGACCACCACAATCATGAGCAGTTCAG GCAAGAGACAAACCAGGAAGTCAAACCTGCTGAAGCTGAAGGATTGGCCAGTACTGAAGGCAAGGGTGAAAACACAAGCATTCAGCTGCGCTTCCTCAATGGAATGAACACGCAAGTTTACCATGACGATGAGATAAAATCTGACCGCAATACAGCCATTAGGATTGGCATATTCAATGGAGAGAAAATGATTGAATCAGGCGAGCTTTCGAATGTGCAAATTGAGATCTTCGCCCTTGAGGGTGACTTTCCTTATGCTTCCCCAAAGAGTTGGACTGCTAAGAAGTTCAATAAACATAGAGCCAATGCTCGGGATGGAAGAGGAAATGTGTTGGCAGGTGAAGGAATAAAAGCCCAGCTGAAGAATGGACAGTGCGATCTTGGCAGCATCAAATTCACAGAAAATTCAAGCAAGGCTCACAGAGGGAAGTTCATCATTGGGGCACGAGTTTGTGAGGGTGAGGTATCTGGCATCCGTGCCCAAGAGGCTGTCATGGACCCTGTGGTTGTGCAGGATCGCAGAAACAAAT TCAATGAAAAGCGACACCTTCCTAAGCTCGATGATCCGGTGCATCGATTGAAAGAAATTGCGAAAGATGGGATTTACTGCAAGAGGCTCGAGAAGGAGAAGATCCGCACTGTGCAGGACTTCTTGAAGGCTCTGAATAAGGATCCTGAGAAGCTTGCCAAA GTTCTCCAGATAAAAAAAGAACACAGGAACTGGGAGAAGATGGTCGAGCATGCAAGGAAGTGCCCCCTTGGGCGTGAGCTGAAATCATACCACTGCCCAGAGACAAACATTGTGCTCTTTTTCAATTGCGTGCATGGTTTTGTTGGAGCTGAATTTGATGGCCGTTACAGAGCGTGTGGCAAGTTTGACCAGGATGAACAG TTGCAGGATCTAGTAGATAAGCTGAAAGGGAGTGCATATGATCAATTGGATGCTCTTCGTCCTGATTATGTAATGACAGAGACAGACAACTTTCCTCGGCCACTTACTGCATATATAGGTGGCGCTGGTTCTAGTGCTGGAGTTGGACCATCCAACATGCCAAGTGGTTGTTCTGGTCCTGTTGCAGCTTATCAAG CTGCATGTATTCCAGCTGTCGAAAGCTCGAGCCACACTCAGATTGAGTCATCCATTGCAAACACGAACATGGATCCCAGTCCCAGCTCCTCTATTCCTGATCGCCACAGTGCATATCAATA TCAAGGAACCCGGCTTGCTGGTCAGGAGCAGTTCTCCTCTACCTCCCATAATGGTTTATGTCAGGAACCTGTTGGTCGACCGGACTCTTGTAGTTGGGCAACCAAG GAGTTGTACCATGGAGATGAACAAGACGAAGTGGGGCGTTTCCTGAACCAAGCAG GGTTTAATCAGGTGGACATCCAGAGTTCGCTCTTCTGGCTAGGCAATGACACCTTAGAAGCACCAACTTCCTCTCAGGGCTATATGATGTTAACACCACAACAACCTGCAGCTGGTG GTGCTCCAGCATCAGCTCAAGGTAGCACATCAGCTCAAGGTAGCATGCAGAGCCAGATGCAAGCTCCCCTGCTCCAAAGCAATGACACCTCGGTGGCGTCGGCTTCTGCTGAACAGGCCCTTCCACCACAGGAATGGTCTTCCTGGAGCGACTTGATCTGA